A region from the Benincasa hispida cultivar B227 chromosome 8, ASM972705v1, whole genome shotgun sequence genome encodes:
- the LOC120082481 gene encoding probable purine permease 10, translating to MEETQEKFPLMTESDQITKEVGSELNEIEKEGSSSEGSSSESSEPKTKYMKWIKISVYIIFLLLGQAMANLLGRLYFAKGGNSKCIGTLVQVVGFPIFLPYYFITETKKKTNTHNISQTEQQQRQTTLELVVVYVSLGLFLAADDYMFSVGLMYLPVSTYSLICSSQIAFNAIFSFFLNSQKFTPAIIISLILLTLSSTLLVFQTESDGSVKEKASKAKYIIGFVCTMAGAAGYGLLLSLTQLFFTKVMKSESFKAMVDMIVYRSLVASVVIIFGLFMSGEWRDLKREMNEFELGKASYFMTLVFITFIWQAFTIGCVGLIFEVSSLFSNAVSVVGLPIVPVAAVIVFHDEMSKLKGVSMALAIAGFISYVYQQYVDDFKSKKDSKSLL from the exons ATGGAAGAAACTCAAGAAAAGTTCCCACTAATGACAG AATCAGATCAGATAACCAAAGAAGTAGGCTCAGAATTAAATGAGATAGAGAAAGAAGGAAGCTCCTCAGAAGGAAGCTCCTCAGAATCTTCAGAACCAAAAACAAAGTACATGAAGTGGATTAAGATCTCTGTCtatatcatctttcttcttctaggACAGGCAATGGCAAACCTCCTTGGAAGACTCTACTTTGCAAAAGGAGGCAATAGCAAATGTATTGGAACCTTGGTGCAAGTAGTAGGCTTCCCCATCTTCCTTCCTTATTACTTCATaacagaaacaaaaaaaaaaacaaacacacaCAACATTTCACAAACAGAGCAACAACAACGTCAAACAACCTTGGAACTGGTTGTGGTTTATGTCTCATTGGGGCTGTTTTTAGCTGCAGATGACTACATGTTCTCAGTTGGCCTAATGTATCTCCCTGTCTCCACTTATTCCCTCATTTGTTCCTCACAAATAGCCTTCAATGCgatcttctccttcttcctcaATTCCCAAAAGTTCACTCCTGCAATAATCATCTCTCTTATTCTTCTCACCCTCTCCTCAACCCTCCTTGTCTTTCAAACCGAATCAGATGGCTCAGTCAAAGAAAAGGCCTCTAAGGCCAAATACATCATTGGCTTCGTCTGCACCATGGCTGGAGCAGCAGGCTATGGCCTACTGCTTTCTTTAACGCAGCTGTTCTTCACCAAGGTCATGAAAAGCGAGTCATTCAAGGCGATGGTCGACATGATTGTGTACCGGTCGTTGGTTGCTTCTGTAGTCATTATTTTTGGGCTTTTTATGAGTGGAGAGTGGAGGGATTTGAAGAGGGAGATGAATGAGTTTGAGTTGGGGAAAGCGTCCTATTTTATGACATTGGTTTTTATTACCTTTATATGGCAAGCTTTCACTATTGGGTGTGTTGGTTTGATATTTGAGGTTTCTTCTCTGTTTTCCAATGCTGTAAGTGTTGTGGGATTGCCTATAGTTCCTGTTGCAGCAGTGATCGTCTTTCATGATGAGATGAGTAAGCTGAAAGGTGTTTCCATGGCTTTGGCGATTGCGGGTTTCATTTCCTATGTTTATCAGCAGTATGTTGATGATTTCAAGTCCAAGAAGGATTCCAAAAGTTTATTGTGA